Proteins encoded together in one Streptomyces sp. B1I3 window:
- a CDS encoding PmoA family protein encodes MTRAVELVHRHGDHLSVTVAGSGIELMRYVYRAEDAWEAPKPYIHPLRTLSGRVVTGYRPHDHRWHKGLQMTASHLSGQNLWGGNTYVRGEGYLALPERVGSMAHIGFDEVSVHEGGARFTERLTWHPHGGGLWADETRRIEVHDVDETAGSWALTWESSITNRRGEPLRFGSPTTAGRDDAGYTGLFWRGPRAFRDGRILAPRGQGPELMGRQAQWLAYTGEHDGADGHATLVFVHAPGNDHTGEGGAHPSHWFVRNSPFAAVAPSFAFHEELVLDPGATLTRRYQVLVADGSWDRGRIAGRVAALSW; translated from the coding sequence GTGACGCGGGCCGTGGAACTCGTCCACCGGCACGGCGACCACCTCTCCGTAACCGTGGCGGGCAGCGGTATCGAGCTGATGCGCTACGTCTACCGGGCCGAGGACGCGTGGGAGGCCCCGAAGCCGTACATCCATCCCCTGCGCACGCTGTCCGGGCGCGTGGTGACCGGATACCGACCCCACGACCACCGCTGGCACAAGGGGCTGCAGATGACCGCCTCGCACCTGTCGGGCCAGAACCTGTGGGGCGGCAACACCTATGTGCGCGGGGAGGGATATCTCGCCCTGCCGGAGCGCGTGGGCTCCATGGCCCACATCGGCTTCGACGAGGTGTCGGTGCACGAGGGCGGGGCCCGCTTCACCGAGCGGCTCACCTGGCATCCGCACGGCGGCGGGCTCTGGGCCGACGAGACCCGCCGCATCGAGGTGCACGACGTCGACGAGACGGCCGGCAGCTGGGCGCTGACCTGGGAGTCCTCGATCACCAACCGGCGTGGCGAACCGCTGCGCTTCGGCAGCCCCACGACGGCCGGCCGCGACGACGCCGGATACACCGGCCTGTTCTGGCGGGGGCCGCGCGCCTTCCGGGACGGGCGGATCCTCGCACCACGGGGGCAGGGGCCGGAGCTGATGGGCCGGCAGGCGCAGTGGCTGGCGTACACCGGCGAGCACGACGGGGCCGACGGACACGCCACGCTCGTCTTCGTCCACGCCCCGGGCAACGACCACACGGGCGAGGGCGGCGCGCATCCCTCGCACTGGTTCGTCCGCAACTCGCCGTTCGCCGCCGTCGCTCCGTCGTTCGCCTTCCACGAGGAACTGGTCCTGGACCCGGGCGCGACGCTGACGCGCCGGTACCAGGTGCTGGTCGCCGACGGCTCCTGGGACCGCGGACGGATCGCCGGCCGGGTCGCCGCCCTGTCGTGGTAA
- a CDS encoding ABC transporter permease, protein MTAPPDDCLACNEWVCGAYLTSRREILWDATLQHLQLTAVSVLLGLLVALPLALAARHRRWATGPVLGLTTVLYTIPSLAMFSLLLPVYGLSAGLVIAGLVLYSLTLLVRNILAGLRAVPEETRQAARGMGYGPLRMLLAVELPLALPAAMAGLRIATVSAVSLVTIGAIVGFGGLGNLIHSGMNTYFKAQVLTASVLCVIIAVAADLLLLAVQRLATPWTRRAT, encoded by the coding sequence GGGTCTGCGGCGCCTACCTCACCAGCCGGCGCGAGATCCTCTGGGACGCCACGCTCCAGCACCTCCAGCTGACCGCCGTCTCCGTCCTGCTCGGGCTCCTGGTCGCCCTGCCCCTCGCCCTCGCCGCCCGCCACCGCCGCTGGGCCACCGGGCCCGTCCTGGGTCTGACCACCGTCCTGTACACCATCCCCTCACTGGCCATGTTCTCGCTGCTGCTGCCGGTGTACGGGCTGTCGGCCGGACTCGTGATCGCCGGACTCGTCCTCTATTCGCTGACCCTCCTGGTCCGCAACATCCTCGCGGGACTGCGTGCCGTACCCGAGGAGACCCGTCAGGCCGCGCGTGGCATGGGATACGGCCCCCTGCGCATGCTCCTGGCCGTGGAGCTCCCACTCGCCCTGCCCGCCGCGATGGCGGGGCTGCGCATCGCCACCGTATCGGCGGTCTCCCTGGTGACCATCGGAGCCATCGTCGGTTTCGGCGGGCTGGGCAACCTCATCCACTCCGGCATGAACACCTACTTCAAGGCCCAGGTGCTCACGGCCTCCGTGCTCTGCGTCATCATCGCGGTCGCCGCGGACCTGCTGCTTCTCGCGGTACAACGCCTGGCGACGCCCTGGACCAGGAGGGCCACGTGA